The sequence tCAATCCTTCAAGTTTAAAGCATAATTACATAAACAACAAATAATTTTGAActtcaatatttaaaaatgtcCTCATATCATGATGAAGGTTTAAAAATTCGATTACAAAGTAATCGGAGAAGTAATTGAAGTTTTTGTGCAATCTTGGGGTTGGTTTAGTGATTTCTAAGACTTCATGATATTGATATCCATGAGATACTGGATTCGAAATCTCTTGTAGGTTGAACTAAGGGTTGAGTAGACATAAGGCTACAATgatgttattattatatttaatattaaattataaagaataaatttgtaaaaaagaaaaaaaaaacttgattaaaaaaatattgactgaaatttaaataattttcaacaTATTTCACAATTTAcgtaagaaaaaataaaataaaaataaagcataaacacagaaaaaaaaacctattgtCAATCCTTCAAGTTCAAAGCATAATTacataaacaataaataattttgaactTCAATATTTAGTCATGGTAGGCCAAATACTTTTTCATAGTGCATGATTTCTAACTCCCAAAGCTTCCTTAATTTCCAGCTTTACGTCTTTTGCAGTAGATTTACTGAAAAAGATGAATGTTTTTCCTCTATTGACCCGTTGTCTTGAAATTTTTTCATAAGTTGTTAGAATTTCCAACACCTTTAACAGTCATGTCTATCTGCACTGCAAAAAAGAAGACTGTTATTTGCAAAAAGCAAATGGGTTAGTCTAAGGCTCCTTTTACAAATGGAAAAAACCACAAATAGAGCCTTCCCTATCCGCCTTAGAGATTAGGCTATGGAGTCCTTCAGTGCAAAATAAGAAAAGGAAGGGGGGCAAAGGATTGCCTTGGCGGATCCCTCTAGAAGGATGGATTGGACCGTTCACCAAAGTGGAATAAGAAACTGAAGTGGCACAGAACATCATGGGGTTAATCCACCTCTTattaaaacctagttttctcatcacTGCCTCCAAGAAAGCCCACTTTACCATATCGTAAGTTTTGCTCATATCCAGTTTAAGAGCCATAAAATATGTTTTGCCAGTTCTTAGTCTATTATTAGatattaagcttttttttttttggtgaaggcaCTTTGGTGTTTTGTGATGATGGAcgaacaaattttttaaattctatttgccaaaacctttgaaattttttggtataaaaCATTACATATACTGATAGGCCAACAATCAGAGACAGACTCGAGACTTTTAACTTTAAGAATCAGTGTGAGAAAAGTATGATTAAGGGGATGAGGTAGAAAGGCTGTGTTGAGATAGGACAAAATAGTTTGTGAGACATCACTACCAACGACACCCCAACTATTTTGATAAAAGAGAGAAGGCATATCATCGGGTTCAGGAGCTTTAAGTGGAGCCATTTGTTTCAACGCAATCGGAACCTCCCATTCCATAAAAGCTTGTAATAATAGGGAGTTTATCTCATCACTGACAATATTTGGAATTGGATTTAGAGCTTTCTCACATATAACCGAATTTGAAGTAATAAAGAGGTTTTGATAAAAATCAACGAGTGACTTAGCAATCTCATCTGGTTATGAACACCACCTGCCTATTGAATTGTAAATATCCGAGATTTTATTCCTCTAATACCTTTGAATGGCTCTGCTATGAAAGTACTTGGTATTCTTGTCACTTCCAACCAACCAAAAGGAtagttggaatttttttttgcatttaacattattttttaaacattttcattAGTTGTCAAATTTGCAAAACTATGTAACAAACTAGCATCTCAAGATTCTAAAACTTAAGTTTAATGCAGAACTTGAGTTTCTAACACTCAATATCCAcctggaactcgagtcttaaagactcgagttcctgCACAGTTCATCaccttcctcttttttcttctttggcaTTTTACATCATTTGCGTTCTCCTGATCCagatcttcttcttccttagaTCCAGTTTTGATCTTCTTCTTCAGAGTTCTGCATCATCTACGTTTTCCATCTCCAGATTTTCTTCTTCAGATCCAATTTTCTCTAggtcgtcttcttcttcttcttcttcttttgatttggatcttcttttccttctcttcttctccttttctcCTTCTCCATCTTCAAATCTGCTTCTATGGAACTCGAGGCTttcaaacttgagttccatgtgaCTACACACCAGCAATAGAAGTTGagtttcaaagactcgattttgtcATCGttctcgagttttaaaaactcaagatgctagtttgcaaaaaatattcaaacgtatgttaacttattatattctttCTCCTCATTGTGCTAGCCTGCAAATTACCTCGGATAGTTAGGGTCACTCACTAATTATTAAGACAATTTGTATgatattagtaaaatattttctatggaatttatatataactaaaattttcatttacatatatttttaatcattCCGGGCATAAAACTAGTTTTAACAcaattgaaaaagttgaaacatAGGATCAATTTGACACAcggtaaaaaatatgtatttacccatattttgaattaaagaagattctaaaaaaagaattaaagaagaGTTACACAGGGACTGGTCAGTTCAGTTCAACGGCTGCCCTGTTTAGTGATTGCCCAGAAAGCagttttgaaaaaacaaaaactctaatCTAGTCCCTCCTCACCGGCGACACCTTGATATCCTTCCCAAAAGTTCACGGTAAAGtaatgttttattttgaatatatacaAATGAATATAGTATGCCACATTCTGCTAATCGATGCTAACCATCTTCTCTATCTATTCCTATTCCTTTCTGTGCTTTTATAGttatttgttgttgttaattGTCATTCCCAGGCTTAGGAGTTAGGAGGGACATCACATCACCCATGCCATGCCCCCCACTTTCTCACTTTCTCCCTACAAGGCTttgtacgtttttttttttttttttttttaacttttttgcaCAATGGAAAAACCCCAGTTGGCTACTTGGTTATTGTGgggggttttttgttttctcaaatatgtaacaccccataaggaaaaaaaattaaaatttgatttctttagtTATTGTTcgaatttatttcaattttttttttctctctaggaATTTTGGAGCTCTAGCGTTTGGAAAGTTGTCGAAATTTGAACTGAAATTTCCTAGCAAGTGTAGTATTAGGCAGATTCGAATGGCGGCAAAGACCCATGAATCTGTCTTAAGTGTTAGCAACAGTGAGTCAAAAAGAGGTGCCTTGATTGTTCTAGAAGGCTTGGATCGTAGTGGGAAGACTTCACAGTCTAGTAAACTATTCACATACTTGGAGGGATTGGGGCATTCAGCTGAATTATGGCGGTTTCCCGACAGAAGTACGAATGTTGGGCAAATGATATCTATGTACCTCTCCAACAAATCACAATTGGATGATCATACTATCCATCTCCTATTTAGTGCAAACCGTTGGGAGAAGAGGTttgttatgttatttttttttcagcttGCTGTGATCTGGTTTGTGGTATTTATGTATATAAGCTGGAATGCCTTGTTTGTTCTGATAGTACCTTCAGTGCTTACCAATCTTTATGAACCTTGAAGGTTCATGAAGACTATGGTGATGGGCAAACCTGTCCAGGAACAATGTTCTGCTTTGTTTCTCAAATTTACTTTTTCCTGATTCCAATCTATTTATAACTAATCTTCATATCTAAACCAATTTGTTAAAGTATCATATGACAATGACATAGCTAAATTTCATTAAAGTtctgataatttttattaaatttgttacCAATCTGCATATCAAAACCAAAAGTTTGCTGCTCTGTTCTTTTGTTTCCAAGTAAAAGAGTTGCTCTAGTTTAGAACATCAGAGGGCAGCCAATAAGTTTGTAAGGACAAGTTGAATGTTCATAAACTGTTATGGATCTCACAGTTCTCTATTTCTAGAGGCTCTCATGATGTATAGGATGGTGTATTCCATATTAAAGGAGCATCTTTGAGGGGGGGCAATAGGTGCACAATTCCCTTCGAGGAGCATATGAGGTGCTAAGGTGCCTCGAAAGGTTGCTTTTTTCAGTTGGACAGCAgcactattttaaatttttactgtggataatttcagaaaattaaaCATATTATTGATTGGTATCTATGTCCAAGATTAGTGGGGAGTCAGTTAAGCATCttgtattttattgtttagtgGCAATATCTTTGGccatttgtattttcattatttgGCATATCTTGGGTTATGTAGAAGACTTGATAATTCAGATGCTTGGTTGTTGGCAAGCAAGATTTGATCACCATTAGAGTTCAAAAATCTAGAATTCTGTTCATTTGTACGTATCACGGACAATTTGGCCGGGGAGGAATAGTAGCATTTTTAAGGTGTTGAACATCTCAGCATTTTATTAAACAGTCTCTTTTGAGATCTTTTTATGATTGGATTTCAACGGTTATACTGTATTACTTCATTGGCTTGTGAGAATCATTTTCATATATGGGtaattcaaatttttgagtCCTCGAGCTTATTAATTGTTTATGAATCCCTGGCATGTCAGCatatttcttcttattattttttcttccaaatCTTGGTGCTTGGATACTTGAGATTTGTTGTAATTTTATATTCTCTGTTTGGCAGCCCATTGATTGATGCACTGTTACATATATTTAGGCTTCCATTGGCGCTTATATTTGTTCCTCATTTAATGTGTATGCCTTATATTCTACCTTGTAACGTATATTCATAACTCCATTGAGATTAATACAATACACACAAAATTCTTGATCTTACCTGGTATTAGAGGGTCTTATGACCTAACCCAACTTCCAccctgtttttttgttttagttatttTCATACTTTTGAGTTGAGTACTCATGGTAACCTTGCTGTGCTGCCCCGCGTTCTCGCCACACCATTGCTGTATCAGCCTACAATGCTACTGTGTTACCCAGTAGCCTTGCCTAGAGGACTCATGGTCCCATTGTCATTGACCCTGACCTTAGTACGTATACGCTTCATGTCCACCACTTATTTAGTGCATTCAAAATTAGGCCTTAACAATCTCCCTGCTTCCTCTTAACCCTGTTGCACCTGCTTTTTGCTTACTTGAGTAGTGTGCCCTTGGGAAGCCATGCCGTCATCTAGTTGACCGTGAGGGACAATTGAGTTAAGACTATGTATGTGGCACACAAATCATAGATTGCTGTAATGCGCACCTTTTTAGTTGTGTGTCCTGCCACAGAGTCAATAATACCTTTTTCCATGGATTTCTTTAGGAAATATTTTGCCTAACTTAACCTTTGGGCTTGTTGATCTCCATTTCTCTCACCATGTTTGTTAGCTTTGAAGGCAACCAATGGCCTCAAACAGGCCCTTCGTGTTTGGTTGGTTTTATCAGTTCAACTCCTTTATCCTCCAATTTGGCTTTAGCATAGTCGAGTTGATCACTCCATGTTTGTAACCGTCATTGGGGAGTAGTATGCCCAACTCATGCACGGTGAGGGAAGAATAATGAGCGTGAAACAGAGGGGAGACAAGGCGGATAGCCTAAATTTAGATGATAAGAGACATGGGATGAGCATAAGGCAATGATCATTAAGCCTAGAATCCAGTGTGACTATGAGACATTAGTGAGTATATCACTTCTAGGAAGCAAGTATTTTAATGTGTCCTTCTCTTCCTTGTCCTTGTCTCCCTCCTTCCATCCCTACCTCAAAAAGGGAATCTTTGCCCTTATTTATAGTCACGGATGGTCTCAGGGGAAGAATCCACTCCTCAAGTCCCATTGTGACAAATGTCACCAGGCTGGGAGGGGCACGTGTTAAATGGCACAAAGATCATCCATCCATAAGTTGTTCAGAGCATGGGAAACCTATAGCGGCATAGGCCGCCAGAAAGGCTCGCCTCCACTAATGATTCCCTGGTGCACTTATCCATCGTTTTTGTAATCACTCCAAGCCACAATCCTTATGTCATTCCTTGATTAATACCATACTGCATCGAATCTGTAAAGGACTGGCGCCCTAAACCCCATCCCAGATTTTTGGCTAGCATGCTTAGTCTTTGTCAGAGTAGGGGAACCTGTTGCGGCTTCGTACAGCTTTTGGGCAATTTGTGGAGGGGAATCCCATCTGTTCATTCTGGCAAAGGTATGCCGAAAATCAAAGTCAGGCAATT is a genomic window of Quercus lobata isolate SW786 chromosome 2, ValleyOak3.0 Primary Assembly, whole genome shotgun sequence containing:
- the LOC115975121 gene encoding thymidylate kinase-like isoform X1 — its product is MPPTFSLSPYKALNFGALAFGKLSKFELKFPSKCSIRQIRMAAKTHESVLSVSNSESKRGALIVLEGLDRSGKTSQSSKLFTYLEGLGHSAELWRFPDRSTNVGQMISMYLSNKSQLDDHTIHLLFSANRWEKRSLMETKLKTGTTLIVDRYSYSGVAFSSAKGLDLEWCKAPEIGLLSPDLVLYLDIQPEKAAERGGYGGERYEQLEFQKKVAKCYQVLHDASWKIIDACQPIEDIEKQLQEIVLDCVMTCQKGKPLSNLWSG
- the LOC115975121 gene encoding thymidylate kinase-like isoform X3 translates to MPPTFSLSPYKALNFGALAFGKLSKFELKFPSKCSIRQIRMAAKTHESVLSVSNSESKRGALIVLEGLDRSGKTSQSSKLFTYLEGLGHSAELWRFPDRSTNVGQMISMYLSNKSQLDDHTIHLLFSANRWEKRSLMETKLKTGTTLIVDRYSYSGVAFSSAKGLDLEWCKAPEIGLLSPDLVLYLDIQPEVMKKVGGERIKKDGSCILLCWEFMNQNN